GCAGAAATTCCTGGCCCATCCAGCCGGCTATAAATATTGTTCCGGCGAAAAGGGCTCCGATTACAATCAGGGTTATAACTCTGGATTTAATAAGTCCTCTGATGATGCTGTCATATTTTGTTTTTACTTTTTCTAATAATCTATTAACCCTGCTTTTCTGCTGCCGCTCCTGGAGTTTTTCCAGGTCGATCTTATCCATCAGTTTTAATGAAAGCATTGGGATAAGGGTCAGGGCGACAAATAGTGATACTACCAGGGAAAAGGCGACACTGAATGAGAGGTCTCTAAAGATCTCCCCGGCTATGCCCTCGATAAAGACGACTGGCAGAAAGACTGCTGTTGTTGTCAGGGTTGAGAAGGCGATTGGCCCGCCAACCTCTGAGGCCCCGTCTACTGAGGCATCCAGGGTTGCTTTGCCCCCTTCCCGCATTCTAAAGATATTCTCGGTTACAACGACTGAGTTATCAACTAACATACCTGTTCCCAGGGCCAGTCCACCTAATGTCATCATATTAAGGTTGAGGCCGGCCCAGTAGATTAGAAAGAAGGTTGCAGTGATGGCAACCGGGATTGTTACTCCAACGATGACAGTTGAATAGAAACTGCCTAAAAATATGAATAAGATTATGATTGCTAGAATTCCACCTATAACTGCGTTGGAGATAACTGTCTCAATTGCGACATTTACGTATTCAGCCTGGTCCTGGATGGTTGTAAAGTTGATTTCCTGGTCAAGTTCTGGCAGTAAGCTTTCAAGTTCTGCCTGGACGCCTTCGACTGTATCGACTGTATTGGCATCGGCTTCCTGCTGGATTGAAAGGCCCAGGCTTTCTTCGCCGTCCTGGCGAACTATTATATCCTGGTCGGTATAGCCGTCATAGATCTCTGCTATATCGCCAAGGTAATACATGCCTGCATCGCCGGCCACCGGGACATCGCCTATTTCTTCTATTGTATCGAACATCCCCAGAGTTCTGACCAGCAGTGTTTCCTGCTGATCCAGGGTTACATCGCCTCCAGGTAGATCCTGGTTGGAGGCATAGATACCCTCCATGACCTGGGTTACGCCGATATTGTTCCGCTGGATCCGGCCTGGATCCATCTCTATCTGGATTTCTCTCTCCTGGGAACCGGTGATATCTATCTGGGCGACGCCTGAGAGCCGCTCCAGTTCAGGAACGATCTCATCTTCAACTGTCTGGCGGATTTCTGTTAATTCGCCCTCACCGCTGACACCGTAATCCAGAACTGGCATCTCTGTGGGGTCGAACTGGATAGAATAGGGATCTTCGGCTTCATCCGGGAGCATCGGGCCGACAAAGTCAACCTGCTCTCTGACATCCTGGATGGCGTAATCCAGGTCGGTGCCCCATTCGAATTCTATGATGACCTGGGACTCGCCTTCCTGGGAGATAGATGAGATTGATGATACGTTGGTTACTGCCTGGAGGCTCTCCTCCAGGGGCCTGGTTACCAGGTTTTCTATCTCTGAGGGTCCGGCTCCTGGGTATTCAGTCAGGACTACAACTACTGGCAGGTCAAGATCTGGCATTAGTTCCAGGGGCAGGTTGGTCAGGCCTATTCCGCCCATCAGGATTAAAAGCAGGATGATCATTGTTACTGCAACCGGTCGTTCTACTGCAAATTTAGGTAATCTCACCAGTCGATCACCTCCAGGAGTTCTGCCTCCTGGCCAGAATAGAAATCTTCGTCATACTCTGCAGCAACTAATTCGCTTGATTGGAGATCACCTTCTATGAGATAGCTGTCTGCTTCTCCGTTAAAATCATTATTTTCTCCAGCTGCTATTTCGTCTAAAATCTCAATTTCAATTTCTCTTAGCATCTGGTCTCTGATTACATAGATATAATCCTGGCCAGCCTCTGAGAAAACTGCAGATTGTGGAACTCTAAAGGCGTCTGATTCCTGGCCAATCTGGACTCTGGCCTGGCCGTATTCGCCTGCCTTAAGGCTTAAATCCGGGTTGGCGATTGCTATCTCGAATTCAAAGAGACCGCTATCTTCATCGGCTGCCGGTGAGATTGAGCTGATTTCTCCCTGATAGGTCTGATCTGGCTGTGAGTCAAATTCCAGTTCTGCCTGCTGGCCGACTTCTATATCTGTTAATCTCCTGGCCGGGGCTTCGACTTCAAAGATTATTTCATCGAGATCCAGGATGGCCATGGCCAGGCTTTCACCTCCGGTTAGTTCTCCTTCAGATAGCTCAATCTGAGCTATTACTCCTGATTTAGGGGCTGTTACCTGGAGGTCATCCTGAGAGACTCGGGCTATCTCCAGGCCATATTCGGCCTCTTCAATA
The genomic region above belongs to Halonatronomonas betaini and contains:
- a CDS encoding efflux RND transporter permease subunit; its protein translation is MRLPKFAVERPVAVTMIILLLILMGGIGLTNLPLELMPDLDLPVVVVLTEYPGAGPSEIENLVTRPLEESLQAVTNVSSISSISQEGESQVIIEFEWGTDLDYAIQDVREQVDFVGPMLPDEAEDPYSIQFDPTEMPVLDYGVSGEGELTEIRQTVEDEIVPELERLSGVAQIDITGSQEREIQIEMDPGRIQRNNIGVTQVMEGIYASNQDLPGGDVTLDQQETLLVRTLGMFDTIEEIGDVPVAGDAGMYYLGDIAEIYDGYTDQDIIVRQDGEESLGLSIQQEADANTVDTVEGVQAELESLLPELDQEINFTTIQDQAEYVNVAIETVISNAVIGGILAIIILFIFLGSFYSTVIVGVTIPVAITATFFLIYWAGLNLNMMTLGGLALGTGMLVDNSVVVTENIFRMREGGKATLDASVDGASEVGGPIAFSTLTTTAVFLPVVFIEGIAGEIFRDLSFSVAFSLVVSLFVALTLIPMLSLKLMDKIDLEKLQERQQKSRVNRLLEKVKTKYDSIIRGLIKSRVITLIVIGALFAGTIFIAGWMGQEFLPELDEGLVSVELEMEPGTPLRETEREVERLEAELMDWPEIEHIQSEIGVDGRSSDASMTLALVDLADRDRSTMEVAAEVRGLAELVPEATLEATNLSLVTGGDEATGGASIEVNLLGSDLDQLTESGQEVTAALSEMEILTDVSFGVDDPTPELQVQVDRKQAGNYGLTAGEIAQGVNTAIDGEVVTRYDAGDEEQVDVRLRYGQGVRESLSDIERMPLASAQGQVFPLDNVASITRGEGPVEINRIDQTRAVSIYGDHVDVDMGTAVEMVEAEIAGLDLPAGIDYEFGGETEWMQDAFDDLFLALMLAIVIVFMLLAGQFESYWQPLVVIFSVPFGLVGVVVGLLLTGRSLNVASYIGVIMMVGIVVNNAIVLLDYINIRMKDSESRLDAISEACQIRLRPILMTTLTTVLAMFPLSLGIGEGAEIQAPIATAVIGGLLVSTVSTLIIMPVLYTVFDDLSKKISG